From the genome of Sulfurovum sp. NBC37-1, one region includes:
- a CDS encoding respiratory chain complex I subunit 1 family protein, which yields MITYLLTIVLLLLLAPLLLSFIKAVKMLLLFKKPVSVFQGYRNFSKLMQKETIISEETSAMTRYAPFLVLSPLLVVLFFLPPVVHGAFYVSFMDAFTITGLISLSTFFLMLLGLDSASAFGGMGSSREAFIAALVEPAMVLTIFSVSMMAGDLGVGQAGVNLAAHFPKEHMASFLFAGISFFILLLAENGRIPIDNPETHLELTMVHEAMILDLTGVYLAIIESASSVKFIIFSSLFVSLFLPMGLEYSAPIAVLFFVAKLFLVAFAVALIEVNTAKLRLFKVPNLLGIAIVFAFLSLITFYVLGA from the coding sequence ATGATCACCTATCTGTTGACGATCGTTCTGCTGCTTCTTTTGGCACCTTTGCTGCTTTCTTTCATCAAGGCGGTCAAGATGCTGCTGCTCTTTAAAAAACCCGTTTCTGTTTTTCAGGGGTACAGGAATTTCTCAAAACTGATGCAGAAAGAGACGATCATTTCCGAAGAGACAAGTGCGATGACACGTTATGCGCCGTTCCTGGTCCTCTCTCCGCTGCTTGTCGTACTCTTTTTTCTGCCGCCTGTGGTTCACGGGGCCTTTTATGTGAGTTTTATGGATGCCTTCACTATTACGGGGCTCATATCGCTTTCAACCTTTTTCCTGATGCTTCTGGGACTGGACAGCGCAAGTGCTTTCGGCGGTATGGGCAGCTCGAGAGAAGCGTTCATTGCTGCGCTTGTGGAACCGGCTATGGTTTTGACCATCTTCAGTGTTTCCATGATGGCAGGGGATCTGGGGGTAGGGCAGGCAGGTGTCAATCTTGCAGCACATTTCCCCAAAGAACATATGGCAAGCTTTTTGTTCGCAGGTATCAGTTTTTTCATACTGCTTCTGGCTGAAAATGGCCGTATTCCCATTGACAACCCTGAAACACACCTGGAGCTTACCATGGTACATGAAGCGATGATACTCGATCTGACAGGTGTCTATCTTGCGATCATCGAGAGTGCATCTTCCGTGAAATTTATCATTTTTTCTTCACTTTTTGTATCGCTTTTTCTGCCGATGGGGTTGGAGTACAGTGCGCCTATAGCCGTGTTGTTCTTTGTCGCAAAACTCTTTCTTGTTGCATTTGCCGTAGCGCTTATAGAAGTGAACACAGCAAAACTCAGGCTCTTCAAGGTTCCCAATCTGCTTGGTATTGCGATCGTGTTCGCTTTTTTGTCTTTGATCACTTTTTATGTACTGGGGGCTTGA
- a CDS encoding hydrogenase: protein MVDFLIGLFLASLITALFATRLYRLLLWYSLNSLMLGLLALFIGKELDDKAMLITGVATILIKAVGIPYFFKNMSQKFHFVRQITPEIKVQYAIMLIPAILVFTFYLADPITHMMSGNANYVAISISSLFLSLLLMMEHRNVAPKIIGFLSMENALFLLGITATDGMPMLVELGIFFDLLMAIVVINLLFHKEETTL, encoded by the coding sequence ATGGTTGATTTTCTGATCGGATTGTTTTTGGCTTCTCTTATCACGGCCCTCTTTGCCACAAGGCTGTATCGGCTGCTTTTGTGGTATTCTCTCAATTCGCTGATGCTGGGGTTGCTGGCACTTTTCATAGGGAAAGAGCTGGATGACAAAGCGATGCTGATCACCGGTGTGGCGACGATCCTTATCAAAGCAGTGGGGATCCCATACTTCTTTAAAAATATGAGTCAGAAATTTCACTTTGTACGTCAGATCACCCCGGAAATCAAGGTGCAGTATGCCATTATGCTTATTCCGGCGATCCTGGTCTTTACCTTTTACCTTGCAGATCCGATCACCCATATGATGAGTGGCAATGCCAATTACGTTGCGATCAGCATTTCCTCGCTTTTCCTATCTCTTCTGCTTATGATGGAGCACAGAAATGTCGCGCCGAAGATCATAGGTTTCCTCAGTATGGAGAATGCACTGTTTCTGCTGGGGATCACGGCGACAGATGGGATGCCGATGCTGGTGGAGCTTGGCATCTTCTTCGACCTGCTGATGGCGATCGTGGTCATTAACCTGCTTTTCCATAAAGAGGAGACTACATTATGA
- a CDS encoding proton-conducting transporter membrane subunit — MMLTLLILPAVIMFIVSFFKHKKAKFLLAITSLMILLPIVELFLLPKPYSIWGSYLVADKLDTYILLVSSIVGIGVTLALLTLDKHVRVSAKAYNRFYRFFALFWVGLIFSILANHMGIYWIGLELATLSTVYMIKTNHTKAAHKEAWNYMIVGAIAISLLLFGIILMYASAKPVLGEDAMRFDLLVKYAGDIPSPFLFEMGFAIATVGMFVKMGFFPMNLWLANIERASFYPVAALFSGILESAVIIGFFRFSEVARQVNYSHLFVFVFVYTLLTIFIVSFLIFRAKDFMRLFSLSGIEHMALIALFWVSGGTFAALLHFGAHAFLKPALFLSTGVLESQGKYRIAGALRGYSGKKGTIFWFLVSLFLLAIISLPPSPMFFSELYGFAAMIDNAKQSDHMLAMIGAVLLLLILLSVIFYRFVAIYQSMKYEGEESEKRVYTSELLALVIFAVSLVALLLPGSLAYLRSIV; from the coding sequence ATGATGCTGACTCTGCTTATTCTTCCGGCGGTCATTATGTTCATCGTCAGTTTTTTCAAACATAAAAAAGCGAAATTCCTTCTGGCGATCACCTCTTTGATGATCCTCCTGCCGATCGTGGAACTTTTTCTTCTCCCCAAACCCTACAGTATCTGGGGCAGTTATCTGGTGGCGGACAAACTCGATACCTACATCCTTCTGGTCTCGTCGATCGTTGGGATCGGCGTGACATTGGCACTTTTGACACTGGACAAACATGTCAGGGTATCTGCAAAAGCCTACAACCGTTTCTACCGCTTCTTTGCACTTTTCTGGGTAGGACTTATCTTCTCCATTTTGGCGAATCATATGGGGATCTATTGGATCGGCCTGGAACTTGCGACACTCTCCACTGTCTATATGATAAAGACCAATCATACCAAAGCGGCGCACAAAGAGGCATGGAACTACATGATCGTCGGTGCCATTGCGATCTCCCTGCTTCTTTTTGGTATTATTCTGATGTATGCCAGTGCCAAGCCTGTTTTGGGTGAAGATGCCATGCGTTTTGATCTCCTGGTAAAATATGCAGGCGATATTCCGTCTCCGTTCCTGTTTGAAATGGGTTTTGCCATTGCAACAGTAGGCATGTTCGTCAAGATGGGATTTTTCCCGATGAACCTCTGGCTGGCCAATATTGAAAGGGCTTCCTTCTATCCTGTAGCAGCACTCTTCAGCGGTATTCTGGAATCTGCAGTGATCATAGGTTTCTTCCGCTTCAGTGAAGTTGCCAGACAGGTCAACTATTCCCACCTCTTCGTTTTTGTATTTGTCTACACATTGCTGACGATCTTCATCGTCTCCTTCCTGATCTTCAGAGCCAAAGATTTTATGCGGCTTTTCTCCCTATCGGGTATAGAGCATATGGCACTGATCGCACTTTTCTGGGTGAGCGGCGGTACATTTGCCGCATTGCTGCATTTTGGAGCGCATGCTTTTTTGAAACCGGCACTTTTTCTTTCGACCGGTGTGCTTGAATCTCAGGGGAAATATCGGATCGCCGGGGCTTTGCGCGGATACAGCGGAAAAAAAGGTACCATTTTCTGGTTTCTGGTCTCTCTTTTTCTTCTGGCGATCATCTCGCTACCTCCGAGTCCGATGTTCTTCAGCGAACTGTACGGATTTGCTGCCATGATAGACAATGCCAAACAGAGCGATCATATGCTGGCCATGATCGGTGCGGTATTACTGTTGCTGATATTGCTGTCGGTGATCTTTTACCGTTTTGTTGCGATCTACCAGTCCATGAAGTATGAGGGAGAAGAGAGTGAAAAGAGAGTCTACACCAGCGAACTTCTCGCATTGGTCATTTTTGCTGTTTCCCTTGTTGCGCTTCTGCTGCCGGGATCGTTGGCATATCTAAGGAGTATTGTATGA
- a CDS encoding NADH-quinone oxidoreductase subunit C: MRLIARYAKEREGTFEIVTVFESETQRETISKENPVIRTLAKKHPSAIWFERKMSDDFGIVIEDAFDKRPLLHQERFPKAIHPMQKAFQKNTLDFAEFTPYKYEAIQGDGVFQVSVGPIHAGIIEPGHFHFSQAGEDMLHQEVRHFYKYRGIEKMLEGKTLLEAKPVIERISGNESIAYQTAWRDIVCQAAGMELPLSLRKRHAFLLEMERIIHHLTDLGFIPNDAGFGAALAFASKLSEDARRQLQNVTGHRFGFDAIGFENKVLDISSLYDYLDGLQKDIAFFETWIMDIPSLWDRFDTTGILQKADVLKYDTVGVVARASGFSLDRRSEPFYLEHGFEIQTEQSGDVAARFKVRLQEVKNSIVMMKHFLEEDDTHIDIEKIKDGDYTAFAESSLGELFMNIEIKDGVIERFFVRDPSFMNWQTLHLMMPNNIIADFPLINKSCDLSYAGNDL; the protein is encoded by the coding sequence ATGAGACTCATTGCCCGGTATGCAAAAGAGAGGGAAGGTACCTTTGAGATCGTCACGGTCTTTGAAAGCGAGACCCAAAGAGAAACGATCTCCAAAGAGAACCCTGTGATCAGGACTTTGGCAAAAAAGCATCCTTCAGCGATCTGGTTCGAGCGAAAAATGAGTGATGATTTTGGTATCGTCATCGAGGATGCCTTTGATAAACGTCCTCTACTACATCAGGAGCGTTTCCCCAAAGCCATACATCCTATGCAAAAAGCTTTCCAAAAGAATACGCTGGACTTTGCAGAATTTACACCCTACAAGTATGAAGCGATACAGGGTGACGGCGTCTTTCAGGTCTCTGTCGGACCTATCCATGCCGGGATCATCGAACCGGGTCATTTCCATTTTTCCCAGGCGGGAGAGGATATGCTGCATCAGGAGGTGCGACACTTTTACAAATACCGTGGAATAGAGAAGATGCTGGAGGGTAAAACACTGTTGGAAGCCAAACCTGTTATCGAACGTATTAGCGGGAACGAATCCATTGCCTACCAGACAGCCTGGCGTGATATTGTCTGTCAGGCAGCCGGTATGGAACTTCCGCTCTCCCTGAGAAAACGGCATGCTTTTCTGCTGGAAATGGAACGCATTATCCACCATTTGACCGATCTGGGGTTCATCCCCAACGATGCCGGGTTCGGTGCCGCACTGGCATTTGCCTCCAAACTGTCTGAAGATGCCAGACGGCAGTTGCAAAATGTAACGGGACACCGTTTCGGTTTTGATGCAATAGGGTTTGAGAACAAAGTACTCGATATAAGCTCTTTGTATGATTATCTTGATGGATTGCAAAAAGATATTGCATTTTTTGAAACCTGGATTATGGATATTCCCTCACTGTGGGACCGGTTCGATACGACGGGGATTCTTCAAAAGGCCGATGTGCTCAAATACGATACGGTCGGTGTCGTGGCGAGGGCTTCCGGGTTCTCCCTTGACAGACGGTCGGAACCGTTCTATCTGGAGCATGGTTTTGAAATTCAAACAGAACAGAGCGGTGATGTGGCTGCACGATTCAAAGTCAGGCTGCAAGAGGTCAAAAATTCGATTGTCATGATGAAACACTTTCTGGAAGAGGATGATACACATATTGATATAGAAAAGATCAAAGACGGTGACTATACGGCCTTTGCGGAAAGTTCTCTGGGTGAACTGTTCATGAACATAGAGATCAAAGATGGGGTCATCGAGAGATTTTTTGTCAGAGATCCCAGTTTTATGAACTGGCAGACGCTTCACCTGATGATGCCGAACAATATCATTGCGGATTTTCCGCTTATCAATAAAAGTTGTGATCTCAGCTATGCAGGAAACGATCTATGA
- a CDS encoding NADH-quinone oxidoreductase subunit B family protein, translating into MIQFWNKRVKEGILTEDTALDKELEAIKREIKENVKKKFAGSLAIRMVDSGSCNACEAECNALSNPYYDLERLGIYFVASPRHADVMLLNGLMTFNMTPHVLDAYKQIPEPKWVITLGACPVMEAPFEKTFAVKAPAADHLPVAHHIPGCPPEPLEIIRGLLEFLKKI; encoded by the coding sequence ATGATACAGTTTTGGAATAAAAGAGTCAAAGAGGGTATTTTAACAGAGGATACAGCCCTGGATAAAGAGTTGGAAGCGATCAAAAGAGAGATTAAAGAGAATGTTAAAAAGAAATTTGCAGGCTCTCTGGCTATCAGGATGGTAGACAGCGGAAGCTGCAATGCCTGTGAAGCAGAGTGTAACGCACTTTCGAACCCTTACTACGACCTGGAGAGACTGGGTATTTACTTTGTAGCGAGTCCCAGGCATGCTGATGTGATGCTCTTAAACGGTCTTATGACTTTCAATATGACACCGCATGTATTGGATGCCTACAAACAGATACCCGAACCCAAATGGGTCATCACGCTGGGTGCCTGCCCGGTGATGGAAGCCCCCTTTGAAAAAACCTTTGCCGTAAAGGCACCTGCTGCCGATCATCTGCCCGTAGCACACCATATACCGGGCTGTCCTCCAGAACCGCTGGAGATCATCAGGGGACTGCTGGAATTTCTGAAAAAGATCTGA
- a CDS encoding chloride channel protein, with amino-acid sequence MIRKHITEQTAIFFSVAKWVFLSSVVGVIIGAVVTLFLNILEYADTSRSFLPFNYYYLLPFALVFTVWLVKTFAPSAEGHGTEKVISAVHKSDGKIDVSVIPVKLLATVISIFAGASVGKEGPGAQIGAGVASALSELFKFSKQDRKKLVICGISAGFATVFGTPVAGAIFGVEVLIIGVILYDVLLPSFIAGFAAFTTAQFLGIKYTYYNLHFYQDISLDFGLIIKVVIAALFFGFVSDIVITSVSHTAKVIKELKFNIYLKAFAGGLLIVILTLIFGEEYIGLGLDTINHTVNPNSTYLLDIHWYTFLLKTLFTSLSLGAGGSGGIITPIFYIGATSGHAFGALIAPEHVIIFSALGFVSVLSATTNTPIASTIMAVELFGIDIAHYAALGAVIAFLISGHRSIFSSQILAMKKSEMLSVKIGEEVENINTELEDTEKSKFNKLKERLNTKRELLKAQKRNKKKS; translated from the coding sequence ATGATACGAAAACACATTACGGAACAGACAGCCATTTTTTTCAGTGTAGCCAAATGGGTATTTTTGTCTTCTGTAGTAGGGGTGATCATTGGTGCAGTCGTAACACTCTTTCTGAATATTCTGGAATATGCGGATACGTCACGCTCATTTTTACCGTTCAACTACTATTACCTTCTACCCTTTGCGCTTGTATTCACCGTATGGCTGGTAAAAACCTTTGCACCAAGTGCTGAAGGACACGGAACCGAAAAAGTAATCTCTGCCGTACACAAAAGTGACGGGAAAATAGATGTTTCCGTCATTCCCGTCAAACTTCTGGCAACAGTTATCAGCATCTTTGCCGGTGCCTCCGTAGGTAAAGAGGGACCCGGTGCACAGATAGGCGCCGGTGTCGCCTCCGCCCTCTCAGAACTCTTCAAGTTCAGCAAACAGGATCGTAAAAAACTAGTTATCTGCGGTATCAGTGCAGGATTTGCAACAGTGTTCGGAACCCCTGTTGCCGGAGCGATCTTCGGTGTGGAAGTGCTGATCATCGGTGTCATACTCTACGATGTCCTGCTTCCCTCTTTCATCGCCGGATTTGCCGCTTTCACGACGGCACAGTTCCTAGGGATCAAATATACCTACTACAACCTGCACTTTTATCAGGATATCTCCTTGGATTTCGGTCTTATCATCAAAGTGGTCATTGCCGCGCTCTTTTTCGGCTTCGTATCCGACATTGTCATCACATCGGTATCCCACACGGCAAAAGTGATCAAAGAGCTCAAATTCAATATTTATCTCAAAGCATTTGCCGGAGGCCTGCTGATCGTGATACTCACACTGATATTCGGAGAGGAGTATATCGGACTGGGACTTGACACCATCAACCATACGGTCAATCCAAACTCCACCTATCTTCTCGATATTCACTGGTACACATTTCTGCTGAAAACCCTCTTTACTTCTCTATCCCTGGGTGCGGGAGGCAGCGGAGGGATCATTACCCCCATTTTTTATATCGGCGCGACAAGCGGGCACGCCTTCGGAGCACTCATCGCCCCCGAACATGTTATCATTTTTTCCGCACTTGGCTTCGTCAGTGTCCTTTCAGCCACGACCAATACACCCATCGCATCGACCATTATGGCCGTTGAACTTTTCGGTATCGACATTGCCCACTATGCGGCTCTTGGTGCAGTGATCGCTTTTCTGATCTCCGGACACAGGAGTATCTTCTCTTCACAGATCCTGGCGATGAAAAAATCCGAAATGCTCTCCGTAAAAATAGGTGAAGAGGTCGAGAATATCAATACTGAACTTGAAGATACGGAAAAAAGCAAATTCAACAAACTCAAAGAGAGATTGAACACCAAACGTGAACTGCTTAAAGCGCAGAAGCGTAACAAAAAGAAAAGCTAG
- a CDS encoding SDR family oxidoreductase, which produces MKKRDITVLVTGSSSGMGRASVLALAKQGFTVYAASRTPEKLFDIQSESIRPVHLDITDMQSIEETIGFIEQIDVLVNNAGYGLVSTVEDVTEEEMFDQFNVNVFGILRVCKAVIPKMRKQESGVIINISSFLGKIGLPLFTFYNASKYAVEGITDSLRYELKDFNIRVHAIMPGFFNTNFARDNLVTNARTFEEDSPYAKMVSTLAPTIVAQINGGNSTQEVSEMILEIIDNADFPARRTVGDKAKKFIPMKKELSDEDFERRVRAYYNL; this is translated from the coding sequence ATGAAAAAGAGAGACATAACGGTATTGGTCACTGGTAGCAGCAGTGGGATGGGAAGAGCGTCAGTGCTTGCACTGGCAAAGCAGGGGTTCACTGTCTATGCAGCTTCCCGAACACCGGAAAAACTGTTTGATATTCAATCAGAATCCATACGTCCCGTGCACCTTGACATTACCGATATGCAAAGTATAGAAGAGACGATCGGTTTCATAGAGCAGATAGATGTACTGGTGAACAATGCAGGATACGGACTGGTCTCTACTGTTGAAGATGTGACAGAAGAGGAGATGTTTGATCAGTTCAATGTCAATGTCTTTGGCATCTTGCGTGTGTGTAAAGCGGTTATTCCGAAGATGCGAAAACAGGAATCAGGGGTCATTATCAATATCAGCTCTTTTCTCGGAAAGATCGGTCTGCCGTTGTTCACTTTTTACAATGCAAGCAAATATGCCGTTGAGGGGATTACTGATTCTCTGCGTTATGAGTTGAAAGATTTTAACATACGTGTACACGCCATTATGCCCGGTTTTTTCAATACGAATTTTGCACGGGATAACTTGGTGACCAATGCCAGGACCTTTGAAGAGGATTCACCTTATGCCAAAATGGTCTCAACACTTGCTCCGACAATCGTCGCACAGATCAATGGGGGAAACAGCACGCAAGAGGTTTCGGAAATGATCCTGGAGATCATAGACAATGCGGATTTCCCTGCACGCAGAACGGTAGGAGACAAAGCCAAAAAATTTATCCCCATGAAAAAAGAGTTGAGTGATGAAGATTTCGAGCGCAGGGTAAGAGCCTATTATAACCTTTAA
- a CDS encoding helix-turn-helix transcriptional regulator: MESFFFNITERRYKVTELFRDKKALMRRVDISNGIVFIESRSYAKREALRLKNLDRMVMIVMVNEGELFIEDHLSDREAHVSEGNISIFCSSRQDISFHIPEQGKSDIFVLFIADFFLKRYLSGNRQEPIDFLYGKIQQDLSLKHINTLPIDALTLYTVEKILNITEHDTMQSIRAEYRVIEFMIHRFSLLDIFDEVSDEALALASKAKSVLLSDFVDPPTVEALAHLCATNTSKLKTVFKKVYKTTIHSYVQKLRLEEANLLLKEEDLTIGEIAKRVGYRHQGHFSKLFFSAYGVYPKELIKG, encoded by the coding sequence ATGGAAAGTTTCTTTTTTAATATTACGGAGCGACGCTACAAGGTCACAGAACTGTTTAGAGATAAAAAGGCATTGATGCGCAGGGTGGATATCTCCAACGGGATCGTCTTTATTGAAAGCAGAAGCTATGCAAAAAGAGAAGCACTGAGGCTCAAGAATCTGGACCGAATGGTGATGATCGTGATGGTCAATGAGGGAGAACTTTTCATTGAGGACCACCTCTCGGACAGGGAAGCGCATGTCAGCGAGGGGAATATTTCCATTTTTTGCTCATCAAGACAGGATATCTCTTTTCATATCCCGGAGCAGGGGAAGTCGGATATTTTTGTATTGTTCATAGCGGATTTCTTTCTGAAACGCTATTTGAGCGGGAACAGACAGGAACCCATAGACTTTCTGTATGGAAAAATACAGCAGGACCTCTCTTTGAAGCATATCAATACCCTGCCCATAGATGCATTGACTCTCTACACTGTAGAGAAGATATTGAATATCACAGAGCATGATACCATGCAGAGTATACGTGCAGAATATCGCGTAATAGAATTCATGATACACCGTTTTTCACTGCTTGATATTTTCGATGAGGTCAGTGATGAGGCGTTGGCGCTCGCTTCCAAAGCAAAGTCTGTATTATTGAGTGACTTCGTCGATCCGCCTACAGTGGAAGCGCTGGCACATCTGTGTGCTACGAATACTTCAAAACTTAAAACGGTGTTCAAAAAAGTCTACAAGACCACCATACACAGCTATGTACAAAAGCTGCGACTCGAAGAGGCAAATCTGTTACTAAAAGAAGAAGACCTTACTATAGGAGAGATAGCCAAAAGGGTAGGGTACAGACACCAGGGACACTTTTCAAAACTCTTTTTTAGCGCTTACGGTGTGTACCCAAAAGAGTTGATCAAAGGCTAA
- a CDS encoding c-type cytochrome encodes MKKTLLLIFLLGTSLFADVEKGKAVYAANCAICHTVNGGNALGPDFNMVSYTRTKEEIAAYAKDPYSLYKKFGHSANAMPTLPLEDQEFKDVADYISSLQPFKKWMIKKKK; translated from the coding sequence ATGAAAAAAACACTATTACTTATATTTTTACTGGGTACATCCCTTTTTGCAGATGTAGAGAAAGGAAAAGCTGTCTATGCTGCCAATTGCGCTATTTGTCATACAGTCAATGGAGGCAATGCCTTAGGGCCTGATTTTAACATGGTCTCATATACTAGAACCAAAGAGGAAATAGCAGCTTATGCTAAAGACCCTTACTCTCTTTATAAGAAATTTGGTCACTCTGCCAATGCCATGCCGACACTTCCTTTGGAAGATCAGGAGTTCAAAGATGTCGCTGATTACATCTCTTCTTTGCAACCCTTCAAAAAATGGATGATCAAAAAAAAGAAATAA
- a CDS encoding SDR family oxidoreductase, which yields MSKVVLITGASSGMGKRTSEFLAQNGYIVYAGSRKAESMEAKENLKPVYLDVTDTESIQQAVETIIQNEGKIDVLVNNAGYGLLSTVEDGTDEEMFDQLNVNVFGLLKATRAVLPHMRAAKSGVIIDISSFLGKMGLPLLAHYNASKYAVEGIVDSLRFETLPYNVRVHSIQSGLFGTNFVKEGLVANAATTSEESPYKELVAHFVPIVASAINDGPDPQPIADAVKMIIEDENADIFVPVGAEAETFVPLRRELNDKAFEQKVKETFGI from the coding sequence ATGTCAAAAGTAGTGTTGATCACAGGAGCGAGTTCCGGTATGGGTAAAAGAACATCGGAGTTTCTTGCACAGAACGGCTATATTGTCTATGCAGGGAGCAGAAAAGCAGAGAGCATGGAAGCAAAAGAAAATTTGAAACCAGTCTATTTGGATGTGACCGATACCGAGTCGATTCAGCAGGCAGTTGAGACCATCATTCAAAATGAAGGAAAGATAGATGTACTTGTCAACAATGCAGGGTATGGCCTGCTTTCAACGGTTGAAGATGGAACCGATGAAGAGATGTTTGACCAGTTGAATGTCAATGTTTTTGGACTGCTTAAAGCGACCAGAGCAGTACTGCCTCACATGAGAGCAGCCAAGTCAGGAGTCATCATTGATATCTCTTCATTTTTGGGTAAAATGGGATTACCGCTCCTGGCACATTACAATGCAAGTAAATATGCTGTAGAGGGAATCGTAGACTCGCTACGTTTTGAGACATTACCGTACAATGTCAGAGTACACTCTATTCAGTCCGGGCTTTTCGGTACGAACTTTGTCAAAGAGGGGCTGGTTGCGAATGCTGCCACGACGTCTGAAGAGTCACCCTATAAAGAATTGGTGGCGCATTTTGTACCGATCGTGGCATCGGCGATCAATGACGGGCCGGACCCGCAGCCTATTGCTGATGCGGTCAAGATGATTATTGAAGATGAAAATGCAGATATTTTTGTACCTGTGGGTGCAGAAGCAGAAACCTTTGTACCTCTGAGAAGAGAGTTGAACGATAAAGCATTTGAACAGAAAGTAAAAGAGACTTTCGGTATTTAA
- a CDS encoding cytochrome-c peroxidase, which produces MKKLLHPVTITFVVVALIISLPFFMKKKTPVLTDAQLRERALSTTFKPVPKTYEGLLKAVDNPDNPLGKEKIALGKVLFNDIILSDDRTVSCASCHVLKDGGDDNLPTAIGVHGQPNPHHLNSPTVLNAALAKAQFWDGRAKDVEEQAGGPIQAPFEMHMTPQEVESRLNSHPEYRAKFKQVFHEDNITFEQVRKAIGAYERTLLTRGAYDRFLEGDDTAISAQAKRGMTLFLTKGCKGCHSGMSVGGQSMQKFPLRRYVSEYIGLWFEPDIRLRKSPFPFINEGGFLGKDGEQKFRVPILRNITRTSPYFHNGAVEKIEEVVRIMSKYQVGNEFTPKQIDDVVAFLKTLEGEPVAYDIK; this is translated from the coding sequence ATGAAAAAACTTTTACATCCGGTAACTATTACATTCGTGGTCGTCGCGCTGATTATCTCTCTGCCTTTTTTCATGAAGAAGAAAACTCCTGTACTAACTGATGCACAACTCAGAGAACGCGCACTCTCGACCACGTTCAAACCTGTCCCCAAAACCTATGAGGGGCTTTTGAAAGCAGTGGACAATCCTGACAATCCTCTGGGAAAAGAGAAGATCGCTCTGGGAAAAGTACTGTTCAACGACATAATTCTCTCGGATGACAGAACCGTTTCCTGTGCTTCCTGTCATGTGCTGAAAGATGGAGGCGATGACAATCTGCCCACAGCAATCGGTGTGCACGGACAGCCAAATCCCCACCATCTGAATTCTCCTACGGTACTGAATGCCGCACTGGCAAAAGCGCAGTTCTGGGACGGACGTGCCAAGGATGTAGAGGAGCAGGCAGGCGGGCCTATACAGGCACCGTTCGAGATGCATATGACACCACAGGAGGTGGAAAGCAGGTTGAACAGCCATCCTGAATATCGGGCAAAGTTCAAACAGGTCTTCCATGAGGACAATATCACCTTTGAGCAGGTACGCAAAGCCATCGGTGCCTATGAACGTACTCTGCTTACGCGAGGTGCCTACGACCGTTTTCTTGAAGGTGATGATACCGCCATTTCAGCGCAGGCAAAACGCGGTATGACACTCTTTCTTACCAAAGGGTGCAAGGGGTGTCACTCGGGGATGTCTGTTGGTGGACAGAGTATGCAGAAATTCCCTCTCAGACGCTATGTTTCCGAATACATCGGACTGTGGTTCGAACCCGATATCCGCCTGAGAAAGAGCCCCTTCCCTTTCATTAACGAAGGTGGATTCCTGGGGAAGGATGGTGAACAGAAGTTCCGTGTGCCGATCCTGAGAAATATTACAAGGACATCGCCATACTTCCATAACGGTGCCGTGGAGAAGATAGAGGAAGTGGTGCGCATTATGAGCAAGTACCAGGTCGGAAACGAATTCACCCCCAAACAGATAGACGATGTGGTGGCATTTCTGAAGACGCTTGAAGGGGAACCTGTCGCTTACGATATAAAGTAG